A single region of the Lotus japonicus ecotype B-129 chromosome 4, LjGifu_v1.2 genome encodes:
- the LOC130712764 gene encoding uncharacterized mitochondrial protein AtMg00810-like: MVNTIFISQSKYARSIVKKFGLDNASHKRTPAATHIKLTKDEKGVCVDQSIYRSMIGSLLYLTASSPYITFVVGVCARYQAEPKASHLVQVKRIIKYVNGTSDYGILYSHDQNSSFVGYCDVD, translated from the coding sequence ATGGTGAACACCATCTTCATATCACAAAGCAAATATGCCAGAAGCATTGTTAAGAAATTTGGTTTAGACAATGCAAGTCATAAAAGGACTCCAGCTGCAACTCATATCAAGTTAACTAAAGATGAGAAAGGAGTCTGTGTTGATCAAAGTATTTACAGAAGTATGATTGGGAGTCTTCTCTATCTCACTGCAAGTAGCCCATATATcacctttgttgttggtgtgtgTGCTAGATATCAAGCTGAACCAAAGGCTAGTCATCTTGTTCAAGTCAAAAGGATTATCAAATATGTTAATGGAACTAGTGACTATGGCATTCTTTATTCTCATGATCAAAATTCAAGTTTTGTAGGCTATTGTGATGTTGATTGA